The segment CCACGCGATGGCGAAGCCGATCAACGCCAACGGCGGCACCGGCCGAAGGACGCGGACGACGGGGGCGAACCCGTCGTCGGCGGCCGAACTCCAGCCCAGAGCGACCCCGGCGGCGATGCCGAGCAGCGTGCCGATGACCGCTCCGGGGATCCAGTGGAGAACGCTGCTGTACAGCGCGCTGGTCATCGTGCCCGAGGCGAGCTCCGTGAGAAACGTCTCGGCGACGACGGCCGGCGAGGGGAGGATGTACGGCGGCTGGAACAGGGCGGCGACCCACCATAGCACGAGGAAGCCGGTAACGCCGATAGCTCCCCGTAGCAGGCGTCTGGTCTCCCAATCGCGTTCGAGGATATCGTCTTCGCCGACGTCGATGGCGGTGTCGTGGCTCATATCTCAGCTGACCGATTCGTAGAGGTCGTAGTCGAAGACGTCCTCGAGCGAGAGACGCTCGTCGGTCCGTCCCAGCTCGTGGGCGTACTCGGCGAAGATCTCGGTCCCCTCCTCGATCTCGCGCGGGTCCGAGACGAAGTTCGACAACGGCGAATCCAGCGCTTTCCGTGCGCGCTCGACCGGGAGCGAGGACTCGCCGATCACGGTGCTCGCATGCCGGGCGGTCGCGTCGGGCTCCTCGTTGATGAACTCCGTCGCCCGGATGTGGGCCTCGAGGAACTCCTCGCCGACCTCGTGTTCGCGGGCCGTATCGTTCATGAGCACGACGGCGGCGGGCTGGCCGGGCATGAACTCCGAGGCGATGGCGAGCCGGCCGATCGGCGATCCCTCCTCCTCGGCGATCGTCGGGACGGGCTCCATGATGCTCGTGCCGTCGATCTCGCCGTTGGCCATCGCCTGCCAGACGGCGTTCGCGCCGCCGATCTCGGTGATCTCGACGTCCTCGCCGGGCGTGAGTCCATGGATATCCGAGAGCCAGTAGCGAAGCAGGATGTCCGGAGTGCTGCCCTCGGGGAACGTCCCGAAGCGGAACGGACGGCCGTACTCGGCCTCGAACTCGGCGAACGCCTCCGATTCGTGTTCGTCCCACAGCTCGCGCAGGTCCTCGTGGGCCATGATCATCATCGGCTCCTTGATGTTCGTGGCGACGACCTTCGCGGGGATGCCCCGGTCGATGACGATCATCGAAGGGACGATCCCGAACAGCCCGACGTCGATCTCGCCGCTGGCGTACGCCTGAACGATGCTCGGGCCGTCGGTGAACTCGCGGGCGTCGACCGACACGGAGAGCTCGTCGAGATACCCCTCCTCCTGCATCACGAAGTACTGCATGTCGGGATATATCGGCATGTACGCGACCGTGAGCTCCTCGAGTTCGTCGCCCCCGAGACAGCCCGCCAGCCCCGTCAGTCCGATCGTTGCTGTACCCGCGGCTCCTTCGAGAAACGTCCGGCGGGAGATGTCGACGGGACTACCGGGTTTCGTCACAGTTGCCCCTACTAGGCTAGCCACGGGTATTCCTCGCGCGAATCCGGTAATCCATACCTCTC is part of the Halalkalicoccus sp. CG83 genome and harbors:
- a CDS encoding ABC transporter substrate-binding protein translates to MTKPGSPVDISRRTFLEGAAGTATIGLTGLAGCLGGDELEELTVAYMPIYPDMQYFVMQEEGYLDELSVSVDAREFTDGPSIVQAYASGEIDVGLFGIVPSMIVIDRGIPAKVVATNIKEPMMIMAHEDLRELWDEHESEAFAEFEAEYGRPFRFGTFPEGSTPDILLRYWLSDIHGLTPGEDVEITEIGGANAVWQAMANGEIDGTSIMEPVPTIAEEEGSPIGRLAIASEFMPGQPAAVVLMNDTAREHEVGEEFLEAHIRATEFINEEPDATARHASTVIGESSLPVERARKALDSPLSNFVSDPREIEEGTEIFAEYAHELGRTDERLSLEDVFDYDLYESVS